Proteins from one Mucilaginibacter jinjuensis genomic window:
- a CDS encoding isoprenyl transferase, with protein sequence MNYIEQIDTSKLPEHIAIIMDGNGRWAKGKGKLRIFGHTNGVRSVREAIEGSDDLGIKYLTLYTFSSENWNRPKFEVSAIMELLISTIHREIANLMEKNVRLNTIGDIEMLPKKALRELRDAIEKTSNNTGLTLTLALSYSSRREITQAAKNLALKAQQGLIKAEDIDEKMFADNLYTGDMPDPELLIRTSGEYRISNYLLWQIAYAELYFTPKLWPDFRKDDLFEAILDFQKRERRFGMISEQVN encoded by the coding sequence ATGAATTATATAGAGCAGATAGATACATCAAAATTGCCGGAGCACATCGCTATTATTATGGATGGTAACGGCAGATGGGCAAAAGGTAAGGGGAAGCTACGCATTTTTGGTCATACCAATGGTGTTCGTTCTGTTCGTGAAGCTATTGAAGGCTCGGATGATCTGGGCATTAAGTATCTTACTTTGTATACCTTTTCATCAGAAAACTGGAACCGCCCAAAGTTTGAAGTTTCGGCTATTATGGAGTTGCTCATCAGCACCATCCACAGAGAGATTGCAAACCTGATGGAGAAGAACGTTCGCCTCAATACAATAGGCGATATAGAGATGCTTCCTAAAAAGGCGCTTCGTGAGTTAAGAGACGCGATTGAGAAAACTTCAAACAACACAGGTTTAACTTTAACGCTTGCCCTGAGCTACAGCTCGAGAAGGGAAATTACACAGGCGGCAAAAAATCTGGCATTAAAAGCACAACAGGGGTTAATAAAGGCAGAAGATATCGATGAGAAAATGTTTGCCGATAATTTGTACACAGGTGATATGCCCGATCCTGAATTATTGATCAGGACCAGCGGCGAGTATCGCATCAGTAATTACCTGCTTTGGCAGATCGCTTACGCCGAACTCTATTTTACACCCAAACTATGGCCGGATTTTCGCAAGGATGACCTTTTTGAAGCCATACTGGATTTTCAAAAGAGAGAACGCCGGTTTGGAATGATCAGCGAACAGGTTAATTAA
- a CDS encoding OmpH family outer membrane protein, with product MKKIILTVVLTFVAFAGAFAQRFAFVDSEYILRHVPEYTAAQTQLKTLSDQWQKEVDARFQEIDRLYKAYQADQVLMTADMKKRREAEIVDKEKAAKDFQRSKFGPDGELATRSTQLIKPVQDRVAKAVQATAEAENLDMIFDKNSEVMMLYANPRYDKSADVITRMGLKPGVFAK from the coding sequence ATGAAGAAGATAATTTTAACAGTAGTTTTAACGTTTGTAGCATTTGCAGGTGCGTTTGCACAACGTTTTGCCTTTGTAGATTCGGAGTATATTTTACGCCATGTGCCAGAATATACAGCAGCACAAACACAGCTTAAAACGCTGTCGGACCAATGGCAAAAAGAGGTTGATGCCCGTTTTCAGGAAATTGACCGTTTATACAAAGCATATCAGGCCGATCAGGTTTTAATGACTGCCGATATGAAAAAAAGACGCGAAGCAGAAATTGTAGACAAAGAGAAAGCAGCGAAGGATTTTCAACGCTCGAAATTTGGCCCCGATGGTGAGCTTGCTACACGCAGTACGCAATTGATTAAACCCGTTCAGGACCGTGTGGCAAAAGCAGTACAAGCTACTGCCGAAGCCGAAAACCTGGATATGATATTTGATAAAAATAGCGAAGTAATGATGCTATATGCTAACCCCCGTTACGATAAAAGCGCTGATGTAATTACCCGTATGGGATTAAAGCCTGGGGTGTTTGCAAAGTGA
- the nuoH gene encoding NADH-quinone oxidoreductase subunit NuoH, with amino-acid sequence MQLLEYVIALVSYLIYIGVAIGLFAFAATFALFAVYYERKLSAFIQDRIGPNETGKYGSLQTLADILKLIQKEIINPTATDKWLYALAPAIIFIAVYMGFAALPWAPGLVPSKINIGLYYIFAIISVETLGILMAGWGSNNKYSILGAMRSAAQIISYEIPAGFALISVVVICGSLDLQEISIQQGILFKEQTKFLGIWDVSGMGGIMSWNIFRAPHLIIAFVIYFIASLAESNRAPFDIPEAESELVAGFHTEYTGMRFGLIFLAEYSMMFLVSMAGVVLFLGAWNTPLPNIGNIRLADWTTNVPWGIFWIFVKTLLLVTVQIWIRWTLPRLRVDQLMDLCWKVLTPLAFICMIISAVWRVWVMN; translated from the coding sequence TTGCAGTTACTTGAATACGTTATTGCATTGGTTAGCTATTTAATCTACATCGGCGTCGCCATCGGTTTATTTGCATTTGCGGCCACGTTTGCCTTGTTTGCTGTTTATTATGAGCGAAAACTGTCTGCCTTTATTCAGGATAGGATAGGCCCTAACGAAACCGGCAAGTACGGTAGTCTGCAAACCCTTGCAGATATTCTTAAGCTTATTCAAAAAGAAATTATTAATCCAACTGCTACCGATAAATGGTTATATGCTTTAGCGCCGGCCATTATTTTCATCGCTGTTTATATGGGTTTTGCAGCCTTACCCTGGGCTCCGGGATTGGTTCCGTCTAAAATCAATATAGGGCTGTACTATATCTTCGCTATTATTTCTGTCGAAACCCTGGGCATCCTGATGGCCGGTTGGGGCTCGAACAATAAATATTCTATTTTGGGGGCGATGCGTTCAGCAGCACAGATTATTTCTTACGAGATACCGGCTGGTTTTGCGCTGATCTCTGTGGTAGTGATCTGCGGTTCGTTGGATTTGCAGGAGATTTCCATACAGCAAGGCATCCTGTTTAAAGAACAAACCAAATTTTTAGGCATCTGGGATGTAAGCGGAATGGGAGGGATTATGTCATGGAACATCTTCCGGGCACCGCATCTCATTATCGCTTTTGTGATTTATTTTATAGCATCACTTGCTGAGAGTAATCGTGCGCCGTTTGATATTCCAGAGGCCGAATCTGAACTGGTAGCTGGTTTTCATACCGAATATACAGGGATGCGTTTCGGATTAATATTTTTAGCCGAATATTCGATGATGTTCCTGGTATCGATGGCGGGTGTTGTACTATTTTTAGGTGCATGGAATACACCATTGCCCAATATTGGCAATATCCGTTTAGCCGATTGGACAACCAACGTGCCTTGGGGAATATTTTGGATATTTGTAAAAACGTTATTATTGGTAACTGTACAAATCTGGATCCGCTGGACATTGCCCCGTTTGCGGGTTGATCAATTAATGGATCTGTGTTGGAAGGTATTAACCCCATTGGCATTTATCTGCATGATTATATCAGCAGTATGGCGCGTTTGGGTAATGAATTAA
- a CDS encoding 4Fe-4S binding protein — protein MLLKSTINSFTTAWKGLTLTFKHAFAFKKREVESIKSPNYFEEQNATATIEYPKQKLPIPEVGRYQLDVEMDDCIVCDLCAKICPVDCIDIESIKATEAIGQTSDGTTKRLYAAKFDIDMAKCMYCGLCTVVCPTECIVMTNQYDKTVFELNQLVYEFSDMTPEDAAEKRALLEKQNAEKQAAKLAAMQKKND, from the coding sequence ATGTTGTTAAAAAGTACGATAAATAGTTTTACTACGGCATGGAAGGGCTTAACCCTTACCTTTAAGCATGCTTTTGCCTTTAAAAAGCGCGAGGTAGAATCTATTAAATCGCCCAATTACTTCGAGGAGCAAAATGCGACTGCTACAATAGAATACCCTAAACAAAAACTGCCGATACCAGAAGTCGGCCGCTACCAATTGGATGTGGAAATGGACGATTGTATTGTATGCGATCTTTGCGCTAAAATTTGTCCGGTTGATTGTATCGATATCGAATCGATAAAGGCTACAGAGGCTATCGGTCAAACATCAGATGGTACAACCAAGCGACTTTATGCGGCTAAGTTTGATATCGACATGGCCAAGTGCATGTACTGTGGGTTGTGTACCGTAGTATGCCCGACAGAGTGCATTGTAATGACTAACCAATATGATAAAACCGTTTTCGAGCTTAATCAGCTTGTTTACGAATTTTCGGATATGACACCCGAGGATGCTGCTGAAAAACGTGCATTATTGGAGAAACAGAATGCCGAAAAACAAGCCGCCAAGCTGGCAGCTATGCAAAAGAAGAACGACTAA
- a CDS encoding OmpH family outer membrane protein codes for MKKLLKVVLVAGCMLLVGGFAKAQTKIGYINFNQLIDQMPQMKTVQTSAQAYQKQFVDVLQGMQTELTTKGQAYDAARATMTDAIRAQKETELQDLNKRMQDYNTTAQQKVQEKYNELAKPVVDQAKAAINAVAKEKGYTYVLDTTQGEPIVAPPTDDLMAAVKLKLGLK; via the coding sequence ATGAAAAAACTATTGAAGGTTGTTTTAGTTGCAGGTTGCATGTTGCTGGTAGGTGGGTTTGCAAAAGCACAAACTAAAATTGGTTATATCAACTTTAACCAATTGATTGACCAAATGCCGCAAATGAAAACAGTACAAACATCAGCGCAGGCTTATCAAAAGCAATTTGTTGATGTATTGCAAGGTATGCAAACAGAGTTGACCACTAAAGGCCAGGCTTATGATGCAGCTCGTGCAACCATGACAGATGCTATACGTGCCCAAAAAGAGACTGAATTACAGGATCTGAACAAACGTATGCAAGATTATAACACAACTGCACAACAAAAAGTGCAAGAGAAATATAACGAACTTGCAAAACCAGTTGTTGATCAGGCTAAAGCTGCAATTAATGCAGTAGCTAAAGAAAAAGGTTATACTTATGTATTAGATACAACCCAAGGCGAGCCAATCGTTGCTCCACCAACTGATGATCTGATGGCAGCTGTAAAACTTAAATTAGGTTTAAAATAA
- the bamA gene encoding outer membrane protein assembly factor BamA gives MNKFLFTILFVVFGTAAMAQVAPQPQAALSRSSIPADSLSYLNPKDYIIGGITVSGAQYLDKDVLIQISKLNKGDKINLPGDASASVIRNLWQQGLFDDVKLNVTKINADTIYFDIAVLERPHLSRLHLLGIRKGEVEDIQKKLSDKTGKIVNENLLNTTTAIIKKHYYEKGYLNTTVDIKQRKDPGDANSVILDVTIDKHQKVKINEVIFEGNKAFKSAQLKKYLPKTRQRRFYNIFGSKKFKQEQYEEDKQSLVEKMQGKGYRDAEIVSDSVWKHDDESVNVKIKVYEGPKYYFGKINWSGNAKYPTTLLSKILRIKKGDVFSEEELNKRLSGPTPNSDDVSSLYLNDGYLTYQADAVQTKIYNDTVDLDIRIYEGPQYTINRVLLKGNDVTNDKVVMREIRTKPGQKFSKDLVMRSTREISQLGNFDEQKTEPKPTNINPQDGTVDILYNVVEKPSDQIELSGGFGGGQLVGTLGLTFNNFSLRNIFHLKSYKPLPKGDGQKLSLRGQANGKNYQNYSFTFSDPWFGGKKPIYFGLTAYTQLSSTGQYYPKSDPNYNYLRIVGAGITLGKRLQWPDNYFQLNYSLNVDHYSLDNYTGYIFSNGTSYNIKLTQELSRNSLDAPIFPTSGSNIKLTIQGTPPYSLFNNINYKIATQEERYHFVEYYKWKFDAQWFSRIVGKLVLMSQVRFGFLGEYNQEVGPSPFERFKLGGDGMQTYQFLQGSDIIGLRGYKNFSIIPVGTNYTADTNPGSPIYNKYTIELRHPVIASQSATIFVLAFAEGGNVWNDFSHFDPFNVRRSAGVGARIFLPIFGLLGLDYGYGFDAIPGIPDANKGQFHFSIAQSLSGGFN, from the coding sequence ATGAATAAATTTCTTTTTACAATTCTTTTTGTTGTTTTTGGTACTGCGGCTATGGCGCAGGTGGCTCCACAGCCCCAGGCAGCCCTCTCCAGATCTTCTATACCTGCTGATAGTTTAAGTTACCTCAATCCTAAGGATTATATTATAGGTGGGATTACAGTTAGTGGCGCTCAATATCTGGATAAAGACGTATTGATACAGATATCAAAATTAAACAAGGGTGATAAGATTAACCTGCCGGGCGATGCATCGGCAAGCGTAATCCGTAACCTTTGGCAGCAAGGCCTTTTTGATGACGTAAAATTAAACGTGACCAAAATAAATGCCGATACCATTTACTTTGATATTGCAGTATTAGAACGCCCGCACTTATCTCGTTTACACTTACTTGGTATCCGCAAGGGTGAGGTAGAGGATATACAGAAAAAGCTAAGTGATAAAACAGGTAAAATTGTTAACGAAAACTTACTGAATACCACCACTGCTATTATTAAAAAGCACTATTATGAAAAGGGCTATTTAAATACTACTGTTGATATTAAACAACGTAAAGATCCGGGAGATGCCAATAGCGTGATCTTGGATGTTACGATTGATAAGCATCAAAAGGTAAAAATCAACGAGGTGATATTTGAAGGTAACAAAGCTTTTAAATCGGCCCAGTTAAAAAAATATTTACCTAAAACCCGCCAGCGCAGGTTCTATAACATTTTCGGCTCTAAGAAATTTAAGCAGGAACAATACGAGGAAGATAAGCAAAGCCTTGTTGAGAAAATGCAGGGTAAGGGTTACCGCGATGCTGAAATTGTAAGCGACTCGGTTTGGAAACATGATGATGAAAGCGTAAACGTTAAAATTAAAGTTTACGAAGGCCCTAAATATTACTTCGGTAAAATCAACTGGTCGGGTAATGCTAAATATCCAACTACTTTATTAAGCAAGATCCTTCGTATTAAAAAAGGAGATGTATTTAGCGAAGAAGAATTAAACAAACGCTTAAGCGGCCCTACACCAAATAGCGATGACGTTTCATCACTATATCTTAATGATGGTTATTTAACCTACCAGGCAGATGCGGTACAAACCAAAATCTATAACGATACCGTTGATCTGGATATCAGGATCTATGAAGGCCCTCAGTACACCATTAACCGTGTATTGTTAAAAGGTAACGATGTAACCAATGATAAAGTGGTAATGCGCGAGATCAGGACTAAACCTGGTCAGAAATTCTCTAAGGATCTGGTAATGCGCAGTACCCGCGAAATTTCTCAGTTAGGAAACTTCGACGAGCAAAAAACTGAGCCAAAACCAACCAACATTAATCCGCAGGATGGTACAGTAGATATTTTGTACAACGTGGTAGAAAAGCCATCCGATCAGATCGAGCTTTCGGGTGGTTTCGGTGGCGGGCAGCTGGTGGGTACGTTGGGCTTAACGTTCAATAACTTCTCGTTGCGTAACATCTTCCACTTAAAATCATACAAACCACTGCCAAAAGGTGATGGACAAAAATTGAGCTTACGTGGCCAGGCTAACGGTAAAAACTATCAGAACTATTCGTTCACGTTCTCAGATCCTTGGTTTGGTGGTAAAAAGCCAATCTACTTTGGTTTAACTGCATATACCCAGTTAAGCTCAACAGGGCAGTACTATCCAAAATCTGATCCTAACTATAATTACCTGCGTATTGTGGGTGCGGGTATTACCTTGGGTAAACGTTTACAATGGCCGGATAACTATTTCCAGTTAAACTATTCATTAAACGTCGATCACTACTCATTGGATAACTATACCGGTTATATCTTCAGCAACGGTACATCATACAACATTAAGCTTACCCAGGAGTTAAGCCGTAACTCGTTAGATGCGCCAATTTTCCCTACATCGGGTTCAAACATTAAATTAACAATACAGGGCACACCTCCATATTCGTTATTTAACAACATAAACTATAAAATAGCTACGCAGGAAGAGCGTTACCATTTTGTTGAGTACTACAAATGGAAGTTTGATGCGCAATGGTTCTCGCGTATAGTTGGTAAACTGGTGTTAATGTCGCAGGTACGTTTCGGTTTCCTTGGCGAGTATAACCAGGAAGTAGGCCCGTCTCCGTTCGAGCGCTTTAAGCTGGGTGGTGATGGTATGCAAACTTACCAGTTCTTACAGGGTAGTGATATCATCGGTTTAAGGGGTTACAAAAACTTCTCTATTATACCGGTGGGTACCAACTACACTGCCGATACTAACCCAGGTAGCCCAATCTATAACAAATACACTATTGAGCTTAGACACCCGGTTATTGCAAGCCAGTCGGCAACTATATTTGTACTGGCCTTTGCCGAGGGTGGTAACGTATGGAATGATTTCTCTCATTTCGATCCATTTAACGTTAGGCGTTCTGCAGGTGTGGGTGCACGTATATTTTTACCTATATTTGGCTTACTTGGGCTTGATTATGGTTATGGCTTTGATGCAATACCGGGTATACCGGATGCCAACAAAGGCCAGTTCCACTTCTCAATTGCTCAAAGTTTAAGCGGTGGCTTTAATTAA
- the murI gene encoding glutamate racemase encodes MTTKHPIGIFDSGFGGLTVFRSIVEQLPQYDYMYFGDTGRAPYGNRSFKTIHEYTWESVQWLFAQGCPLVILACNTASAKALRTIQQQDLKNGYPTQRVLGVIRPTAEVIGDYSTTKEIGVLGTKGTVQSESYLLEIAKFFPDVKVEQQACPLWVPLIENGEHDKPGSDYFVKEYLNAIMAKSANIDTILLACTHYPLLQDKIKAYLPANINVVPQGDIVAKSLVDYLNRHTEIEQNITKNATREFFTTTDDTADFDKYATSFFGGEVQSQYVALK; translated from the coding sequence GTGACTACTAAACATCCCATCGGAATTTTCGACTCTGGCTTTGGCGGCTTAACTGTTTTTCGTTCCATAGTTGAACAGTTACCCCAGTATGATTATATGTATTTTGGCGATACCGGCCGTGCGCCTTACGGTAACCGCTCGTTCAAAACTATACATGAGTATACTTGGGAAAGCGTACAATGGCTTTTTGCACAAGGTTGCCCATTGGTTATACTGGCCTGCAATACGGCATCAGCAAAGGCCCTGCGTACCATCCAGCAACAGGATCTTAAAAATGGCTACCCTACACAGCGTGTGCTTGGCGTAATACGCCCCACTGCCGAGGTGATAGGAGATTACTCAACGACCAAAGAGATTGGCGTACTGGGCACCAAAGGTACGGTACAGTCTGAATCGTACTTACTGGAGATTGCCAAGTTTTTTCCTGATGTTAAAGTTGAGCAGCAAGCCTGTCCGCTTTGGGTTCCGCTGATTGAGAACGGCGAACACGACAAACCCGGATCGGACTACTTTGTAAAAGAATATCTCAATGCCATCATGGCTAAATCAGCCAATATCGATACTATCTTATTAGCTTGTACCCATTACCCTTTATTACAAGATAAGATCAAAGCTTATTTACCTGCAAATATTAATGTAGTTCCGCAAGGAGATATCGTTGCCAAAAGTCTGGTTGATTACCTTAATCGCCACACCGAGATCGAACAAAATATTACCAAGAATGCTACGCGTGAGTTTTTTACTACAACGGATGATACTGCAGATTTTGATAAATATGCTACTTCATTTTTTGGTGGGGAAGTGCAATCGCAGTATGTAGCGTTGAAATAG
- a CDS encoding NADH-quinone oxidoreductase subunit J — MNAANILFYIMSFIVLASALYVAVSRHLVRSVFMFFVTLFGLAGLYVLSLADFVAVTQIVVYVGGILVLILFAFMLSGRETLDVLQTENRSIWKIKNLPAMLIAGLFFIILINVILQTNADHLGWITDSIKSKNSITNSGEMTANIGINLMTRYLLPFEIVSILLMMALVGAAHLSRKEQQV, encoded by the coding sequence ATGAACGCAGCGAATATATTATTCTACATCATGAGCTTTATCGTGCTCGCTTCCGCATTATATGTGGCGGTAAGCAGGCATTTGGTGCGTTCGGTATTTATGTTTTTTGTTACGCTGTTTGGGTTGGCTGGCTTATACGTTTTATCACTGGCCGATTTTGTGGCTGTAACACAAATTGTAGTTTATGTGGGTGGGATTTTAGTGCTGATTCTCTTTGCTTTTATGCTTTCGGGCCGCGAAACATTGGATGTATTACAAACTGAAAATCGTTCGATCTGGAAGATCAAGAATCTTCCTGCTATGCTGATTGCAGGTTTGTTTTTCATCATATTGATTAATGTAATTCTGCAAACCAATGCCGATCATTTGGGTTGGATTACAGACTCTATCAAATCAAAAAATAGCATTACTAATTCGGGCGAGATGACGGCTAACATCGGTATTAACCTGATGACCCGTTACTTGTTGCCGTTTGAGATTGTTTCGATACTGTTGATGATGGCATTGGTAGGTGCTGCGCACCTGTCGAGAAAGGAGCAGCAGGTATGA